The Saccopteryx leptura isolate mSacLep1 chromosome 2, mSacLep1_pri_phased_curated, whole genome shotgun sequence genome has a window encoding:
- the TMEM210 gene encoding transmembrane protein 210 isoform X1, giving the protein MAPCPRPDSCLAGSPLGLIYLSLSVIPAAGAFSCPYPHPQPGSFLCPSGPGTPMSWWPPGLEVALGVLYQQLTTAGALFAAGTYCECSLGLSREALIALLVVLVGISASCFFALVIVVVGVIRAKAEACTRTMDSSVVGHFGVPEDQMDLQTVHMEPHLMDPNLEVSMMPPLEDEGLMTIPLDPSLTREEPPCPPPPE; this is encoded by the exons atGGCCCCCTGTCCCCGGCCTGACTCCTGCCTGGCTGGCAGTCCCCTGGGCCTGATATATTTGTCCCTTTCGGTCATCCCCGCTGCAGGTGCCTTCTCCTGCCCCTATCCCCACCCTCAGCCAGGGTCCTTCCTCTGTCCAAGCGGGCCAGGCACACCCATGTCCTGGTGGCCACCAGGGTTGGAGGTGGCGCTGGGAGTCCTCTACCAGCAGCTGACAACAGCGGGGGCCCTGTTTGCAGCTGGAACCTACTGCGAGTGCAGCCTTGGCCTCAGCCGGGAGGCCCTCATTGCCCTGCTCGTGGTGCTAGTGGGCATCAGTGCCAGCTGCTTCTTCGCCCTCGTCATCGTGGTCGTCGGTGTCATTCGAGCCAAAGC TGAAGCATGCACCCGAACCATGGACAGCAG TGTGGTGGGGCACTTCGGGGTCCCGGAGGACCAGATGGACCTGCAAACAGTGCACATGGAACCCCACCTCATGGACCCCAACCTGGAGGTCTCCATGATGCCACCCCTGGAGGACGAAGGCCTCATGACGATCCCCCTGGACCCCTCCCTGACTCGAGAGGagcctccctgcccacccccacctgaaTAG
- the LRRC26 gene encoding leucine-rich repeat-containing protein 26: MLSPFLSWRPPLLLLLLSRWPVWAQAPVAATLTGTWRTLNCPEACACAPGGQANCSGRALHAVPAGLSPGVRALLLAHNRVHALPPGAFVGAYALLRLDLSENGLRWVHARAFWGLDALQRLDLSANQLEALAPGTFASLRALSDLSLADNRLVRLEPTALGALPLLRALSLQDNELPALAPGLLSGLPALNSLGLRGNPWVCGCALRPLCAWLRRHPRPAPEAETLLCVSPGRLTLSPLTAFPDAAFRHCAQSLAPRDLVVVYALGPVSFLASLAACLALGSLLVACRTRRGCAAAGGDL; the protein is encoded by the exons ATGCTGAGCCCCTTTCTCTCGTGGCGGCCGccgctgttgctgctgctgctgtctcGGTGGCCAGTTTGGGCTCAAGCGCCCGTTGCGGCCACCCTCACGGGAACCTGGAGGACCCTGAACTGCCCTGAGGCGTGCGCGTGCGCGCCGGGCGGCCAGGCCAACTGCTCGGGGCGCGCGCTGCACGCAGTGCCGGCGGGCCTGAGCCCGGGCGTGCGCGCGCTGCTACTGGCCCACAACCGTGTGCACGCGCTGCCCCCCGGAGCCTTCGTGGGCGCTTACGCGTTGCTGCGCCTCGACCTGAGCGAGAACGGGCTGCGCTGGGTGCACGCGCGGGCTTTCTGGGGCCTGGACGCGCTGCAGCGGCTCGATCTCAGTGCGAACCAGCTGGAGGCGCTGGCGCCTGGCACCTTCGCGTCGCTGCGCGCGCTGAGCGACCTGTCGCTAGCGGACAACCGGCTGGTGCGCTTGGAGCCCACAGCGCTGGGCGCGCTCCCGCTGCTGCGTGCACTCAGCTTGCAGGACAACGAGCTGCCTGCGCTCGCGCCCGGCCTGCTGTCCGGCCTGCCGGCCCTCAACTCGCTGGGCTTGCGCGGCAACCCCTGGGTCTGCGGCTGCGCGCTGCGCCCGCTCTGCGCCTGGCTACGCCGGCACCCACGGCCCGCGCCAG AGGCCGAGACGTTGCTCTGCGTGTCACCGGGGCGCCTGACGCTCAGTCCCTTGACCGCCTTCCCCGACGCCGCCTTCCGCCACTGCGCGCAGTCACTCGCCCCGCGGGACCTGGTCGTCGTCTACGCGCTCGGGCCCGTCTCCTTCCTCGCCAGCCTGGCCGCCTGCCTGGCACTGGGCTCTCTGCTCGTGGCCTGCCGCACGCGCCGCGGCTGCGCTGCTGCCGGCGGAGATCTCTGA
- the TMEM210 gene encoding transmembrane protein 210 isoform X2 encodes MGQLWCRHFLLLPGWLEEEPGPEGREEAEVNPNHTSLQASPLGSACLGLETRSLEGHTAGTYCECSLGLSREALIALLVVLVGISASCFFALVIVVVGVIRAKAEACTRTMDSSVVGHFGVPEDQMDLQTVHMEPHLMDPNLEVSMMPPLEDEGLMTIPLDPSLTREEPPCPPPPE; translated from the exons ATGGGTCAGCTGTGGTGCAGGCACTTCCTCTTGCTGCCCGGCTGGTTGGAGGAGGAGCCTGGaccagagggcagggaggaggctgaGGTTAACCCCAACCACACCAGCCTGCAGGCAAGTCCCTTGGGCAGTGCATGCCTGGGTCTGGAGACCAGATCCTTGGAGGGACACACAG CTGGAACCTACTGCGAGTGCAGCCTTGGCCTCAGCCGGGAGGCCCTCATTGCCCTGCTCGTGGTGCTAGTGGGCATCAGTGCCAGCTGCTTCTTCGCCCTCGTCATCGTGGTCGTCGGTGTCATTCGAGCCAAAGC TGAAGCATGCACCCGAACCATGGACAGCAG TGTGGTGGGGCACTTCGGGGTCCCGGAGGACCAGATGGACCTGCAAACAGTGCACATGGAACCCCACCTCATGGACCCCAACCTGGAGGTCTCCATGATGCCACCCCTGGAGGACGAAGGCCTCATGACGATCCCCCTGGACCCCTCCCTGACTCGAGAGGagcctccctgcccacccccacctgaaTAG